In the Mycolicibacterium thermoresistibile genome, one interval contains:
- a CDS encoding zinc-binding dehydrogenase has product MRATVLRAGRMVVRDDVEEPRPGPGQVLVGVKACGICGSDLHFAAHGDTMLRLGRDMEGMPPIDADIDLAGDVFMGHEFSAEVLEAGPGTDAPPPGTVVTSLPVLLSGGSVTPIVYSNHVIGGFAERMLLSAPLLLPVPNGLDPRHAALTEPMAVGLHAVNRSAIGRGETALVIGCGPIGIAIIAALRLRGVEHIVASDFSVKRRQLAELMGAHETVDPAEASPFTAGPAVVFEAVGVPGILNDVLRRSPQGTRVIVAGVCMEPDTVLPFFGAAKEISISFVYAYDPAEFAESLRAIADGDIDVAPLITGEVGLDGIAAAFDELADPDRHCKILVTP; this is encoded by the coding sequence ATGCGGGCGACGGTGCTGCGCGCCGGCCGGATGGTGGTGCGCGACGACGTCGAGGAACCCCGGCCGGGTCCGGGGCAGGTGCTGGTCGGGGTGAAGGCCTGCGGGATCTGCGGCTCGGACCTGCATTTCGCCGCACACGGCGACACCATGCTGCGGCTCGGCCGGGACATGGAGGGGATGCCGCCGATCGACGCGGACATCGACCTCGCCGGGGATGTGTTCATGGGCCACGAGTTCAGCGCCGAGGTGCTCGAGGCCGGCCCCGGCACCGACGCGCCACCGCCGGGCACGGTCGTCACCTCGCTGCCGGTGCTGCTCTCCGGCGGTTCGGTCACCCCGATCGTGTACTCCAACCACGTCATCGGCGGATTCGCCGAACGGATGCTGTTGTCGGCGCCGCTGCTGCTGCCGGTGCCCAACGGGCTCGATCCCCGTCACGCGGCGCTGACCGAACCGATGGCGGTGGGGTTGCACGCGGTGAACCGGTCGGCGATCGGCCGCGGCGAGACCGCCCTGGTGATCGGCTGCGGCCCGATCGGTATCGCGATCATCGCGGCGCTGCGACTGCGTGGCGTGGAACACATTGTGGCCAGCGACTTCTCGGTGAAACGTCGGCAGCTCGCCGAGTTGATGGGCGCCCACGAGACGGTGGATCCGGCCGAGGCGTCACCGTTCACCGCCGGCCCGGCGGTGGTGTTCGAGGCGGTCGGCGTGCCCGGCATCCTCAACGATGTGCTGCGCAGGTCCCCACAGGGGACCCGGGTGATCGTCGCCGGGGTGTGCATGGAACCCGACACCGTGCTGCCGTTCTTCGGCGCCGCCAAGGAGATCAGCATCTCCTTCGTCTACGCCTACGACCCGGCCGAGTTCGCCGAATCGCTGCGCGCGATCGCCGACGGCGACATCGATGTGGCGCCGCTGATCACCGGCGAGGTCGGCCTGGACGGCATCGCCGCGGCGTTCGACGAACTGGCAGACCCCGACCGGCACTGCAAGATCCTCGTCACCCCGTGA